One segment of Anopheles stephensi strain Indian chromosome 3, UCI_ANSTEP_V1.0, whole genome shotgun sequence DNA contains the following:
- the LOC118510073 gene encoding DC-STAMP domain-containing protein 2-like: MSGRIIEIIGLAAIQTVIVNVLLLGQFSFQPTLHWMLLGISFVSALVLLTRSKGARCVTMLLVPQFLSKRGRAALIGYIFLLTVTGPTANTMHNVEVLGSTLSCTQEQLKVAIRDTISALKVPFLAMKKIIDELLETVERSFMKVQGTLMEMLKLVKRILHSMKKAYDWLRDIVSVCNDKLGTPSERCLQALDQTIDGCKEEMGAMDFLCEVTQVGKTICYGAKMVDYFCELIDFISDAVIEEIEQGIQKLMQSLEELFRVKVEYDHTFDFSSNASKTLAEVSAEIRQEIADRTQPLRRTFNILGLITSGFFVCIVLRAIRYWKRYLKKDSFDNSFLTADFYTIENRRLKLNLETIFPLTRKESHRYVPLTSLHLTWKERFRIAKSMTFLVISSVQICGQLAADYALYWLLTLIKHFMHEGSNNPAGNSSRAVTPLSVGVSGEGILADTLRDIVRSFDPIVNGTAIDPSQCIPDAAQPQFGRYGEITALLVLCWCFAFIEPYGLRVRQIVMRRYYPARARARALWLYGDILLKRESLLKILRNHITGARDRGQSAGVHWLDVVRAKTNRYWICRMALGQGGTVRCMLCGDVLNERADLLVRCPRSECPGIYCQDCLFETGNNCSLCLDVLMSGARGSDEIYLE; encoded by the exons ATGTCCGGAAGAATTATAGAAATCATTGGCCTTGCTGCTATACAAACGGTGATTGTGaatgtgttgctgctgggtcAGTTTTCGTTCCAGCCTACTTTGCACTGGATGTTGCTTGGAATTTCGTTCGTATCCGCTCTGGTGCTCCTAACACGAAGTAAAGGTGCCCGGTGTGTAACGATGCTGTTAGTGCCACAGTTTCTAAGTAAACGGGGCCGAGCAGCACTGATCGGATACATCTTTCTGCTCACTGTAACTGGACCGACGGCCAACACGATGCACAACGTGGAGGTGCTAGGTAGCACGCTTAGCTGCACCCAGGAACAGCTAAAGGTAGCCATCCGGGACACGATCAGTGCACTGAAGGTCCCGTTTCTGGCGATGAAAAAGATAATCGATGAGCTGCTCGAAACAGTCGAACGATCGTTTATGAAGGTGCAAGGCACGCTAATGGAAATGCTAAAGCTGGTGAAAAGGATAC TTCACTCCATGAAGAAAGCGTACGACTGGCTGCGGGACATCGTGTCCGTGTGCAATGATAAGCTGGGCACACCTTCCGAACGTTGCCTGCAAGCGCTGGATCAAACAATCGATGGTTGTAAAGAGGAAATGGGCGCCATGGACTTCCTGTGCGAAGTGACACAGGTCGGCAAAACGATCTGCTACGGTGCAAAGATGGTGGATTATTTTTGTGAGCTTATCGACTTCATAAGCGACGCAGTTATAGAAGAAATTGAGCAAG GCATTCAAAAGCTGATGCAAAGCTTGGAAGAACTGTTCCGGGTGAAGGTGGAGTACGATCATACGTTTGATTTCTCATCCAATGCTTCAAAAACGTTGGCGGAAGTGAGTGCCGAAATAAGGCAGGAAATTGCGGATCGAACCCAACCATTAAGAAGGACATTTAACATTCTGGGACTGATTACTAGTGGCTTTTTCGTGTGCATAGTGTTGAG AGCTATCCGTTATTGGAAACGTTATTTGAAAAAGGATAGCTTCGATAACAGTTTCCTAACCGCGGATTTCTATACGATCGAGAATCGAAGATTGAAGCTTAATCTAGAAACCATATTTCCATTAACCCGCAAAGAAAGCCATCGCTATGTTCCCCTAACATCGCTTCATCTCACCTGGAAGGAACGGTTTCGAATAGCGAAATCGATGACCTTCCTGGTTATCTCTTCCGTGCAAATATGTGGCCAATTAGCGGCCGATTACGCACTCTACTGGCTACTTACGCTGATCAAACATTTTATGcacgaaggatcgaataatcCTGCAGGGAATTCATCCCGTGCAGTAACTCCACTATCAGTGGGAGTAAGTGGTGAAGGCATTCTAGCAGACACGTTGCGTGATATCGTCCGGTCGTTCGATCCTATCGTAAACGGGACGGCGATTGATCCTTCCCAATGTATTCCGGATGCAGCACAGCCACAGTTTGGACGGTATGGCGAGATCACCGCTTTATTGGTGCTTTGTTGGTGTTTTGCATTTATTGAACCGTACGGATTACGCGTTAGACAGATAGTTATGCGACGATACTATCCCGCAAGGGCACGTGCGCGAGCCCTGTGGCTTTATGGCGATATTTTGCTGAAGAGAGAAAGTTTACTAAAGATCCTGAGGAACCACATCACGGGAGCAAGGGATCGCGGGCAAAGTGCAGGAGTGCATTGGTTGGATGTTGTTCGAGCGAAGACTAATCGTTACTGGATCTGTCGAATGGCGCTAGGCCAGGGTGGAACCGTACGGTGTATGCTGTGTGGTGATGTGTTAAACGAGAGAGCAGATCTGCTGGTGAGGTGCCCCCGTTCAGAATGTCCCGGAATTTACTGTCAGGATTGTTTGTTCGAGACTGGTAACAATTGTTCGCTTTGTTTGGATGTTCTAATGTCCGGAGCTAGAGGATCGGATGAAATATATCTGGAATAG
- the LOC118510069 gene encoding protein Gemin2 isoform X1, translating into MEVDMIQKPALAVEPPDANFNPDLTPETGEQYLQKVMYERGKCPVVVCAEKPQSLHQQKTLSGLAALPTDEVKNVAHRALIPTREWETMQNQKFAELRDTITSYRGSAQYKENLQRTHVFLNFEDRKHLHEYCANNLPYVSILLSIPQRNLEILLEYLHEWLQDSDQASSVASQQQDEPSDPELCDVAAALTPSVTSKEELHRGDGYRRDWIPQWIYAILACLIKPLEPYIHSVLRDIAKTCIALRNELKQEDEAKVLPLNLLISIISKHFNQCDLGDNIA; encoded by the exons ATGGAGGTGGATATGATACAGAAGCCCGCACTGGCCGTTGAGCCGCCGGATGCGAACTTCAATCCAGATCTAACGCCGGAAACCGGcgaacagtatttgcaaaagGTGATGTACGAACGCGGCAAATGTCCGGTGGTAGTTTGTGCTGAAAAACCACAATCCCTTCATCAACAGAAAACCCTCTCCGGACTGGCTGCCCTTCCAACG GACGAGGTGAAAAACGTCGCCCACCGTGCGCTTATACCGACCCGCGAATGGGAAACGATGCAGAATCAAAAGTTTGCCGAGCTTCGGGACACGATCACCTCGTACCGCGGTAGCGCACAGTACAAGGAAAATTTGCAGCGCACGCACGTATTTCTGAACTTTGAAGATCGGAAGCATCTGCACGAGTACTGTGCCAACAATCTGCCCTACGTGAGCATACTGCTCAGCATCCCGCAACGGAATTTGGAAATTTTGCTCGAGTATTTGCACGAATGGTTGCAGGATTCGGATCAAGCTTCGTCGGTCGCCTCGCAACAGCAGGACGAACCATCCGATCCGGAACTGTGCGACGTCGCGGCCGCACTGACACCGTCCGTTACGAGCAAGGAAGAGCTGCACCGTGGCGATGGCTACCGGCGTGATTGGATACCGCAGTGGATTTATGCGATACTGGCCTGTCTGATAAAACCGCTCGAACCGTATATACACAGCGTGCTGCGGGACATCGCCAAAACGTGTATCGCGCTGCGCAACGAACTGAAGCAGGAGGATGAAGCGAAGGTGCTGCCGCTCAATCTATTGATTAGCATTATTTCGAAACACTTTAATCAGTGCGATTTGGGCGACAACATTGCCTGA
- the LOC118510069 gene encoding protein Gemin2 isoform X2: protein MEVDMIQKPALAVEPPDANFNPDLTPETGEQYLQKKTLSGLAALPTDEVKNVAHRALIPTREWETMQNQKFAELRDTITSYRGSAQYKENLQRTHVFLNFEDRKHLHEYCANNLPYVSILLSIPQRNLEILLEYLHEWLQDSDQASSVASQQQDEPSDPELCDVAAALTPSVTSKEELHRGDGYRRDWIPQWIYAILACLIKPLEPYIHSVLRDIAKTCIALRNELKQEDEAKVLPLNLLISIISKHFNQCDLGDNIA, encoded by the exons ATGGAGGTGGATATGATACAGAAGCCCGCACTGGCCGTTGAGCCGCCGGATGCGAACTTCAATCCAGATCTAACGCCGGAAACCGGcgaacagtatttgcaaaag AAAACCCTCTCCGGACTGGCTGCCCTTCCAACG GACGAGGTGAAAAACGTCGCCCACCGTGCGCTTATACCGACCCGCGAATGGGAAACGATGCAGAATCAAAAGTTTGCCGAGCTTCGGGACACGATCACCTCGTACCGCGGTAGCGCACAGTACAAGGAAAATTTGCAGCGCACGCACGTATTTCTGAACTTTGAAGATCGGAAGCATCTGCACGAGTACTGTGCCAACAATCTGCCCTACGTGAGCATACTGCTCAGCATCCCGCAACGGAATTTGGAAATTTTGCTCGAGTATTTGCACGAATGGTTGCAGGATTCGGATCAAGCTTCGTCGGTCGCCTCGCAACAGCAGGACGAACCATCCGATCCGGAACTGTGCGACGTCGCGGCCGCACTGACACCGTCCGTTACGAGCAAGGAAGAGCTGCACCGTGGCGATGGCTACCGGCGTGATTGGATACCGCAGTGGATTTATGCGATACTGGCCTGTCTGATAAAACCGCTCGAACCGTATATACACAGCGTGCTGCGGGACATCGCCAAAACGTGTATCGCGCTGCGCAACGAACTGAAGCAGGAGGATGAAGCGAAGGTGCTGCCGCTCAATCTATTGATTAGCATTATTTCGAAACACTTTAATCAGTGCGATTTGGGCGACAACATTGCCTGA